In Malania oleifera isolate guangnan ecotype guangnan chromosome 8, ASM2987363v1, whole genome shotgun sequence, a single window of DNA contains:
- the LOC131161635 gene encoding uncharacterized protein LOC131161635, giving the protein MMEQNEKPHTLPPSESPPLPLASSQPRPRPKPKRFVKNQIPESLLNDAALNAAISLLPSNYNFEVHKCLWRILSSGAKRVALQFPEGLLMYSFVLADIFTAFGHVDQCFVLGDVTYGACCVDDFSAAALSADLLIHYGHSCLVPVDSTTVPCLYVFVEIKIDVDRLIETVKLNFNSASDGSGCGNIVLAGTIQFAAAIRAAKPELEKSGFKVLVPQSKPLSAGEVLGCTAPAVQKGTFAGDEDGAVVVFVADGRFHLEAFMIANPGIMAFRYDPYMGSLFLEGYDHEGMKESRKNAIVKARQASIWGIVLGTLGRQGNPRILDLLQKRMREKELSWTIVLMSEITPGRVALFEDSVDAWIQIACPRLSIDWGDAFNKPLLTPFEAEIALGFLQGWWEKTLLLDSCCKDELDCPKGESCCSCKNGTIGTDYPMDYYAQDGGDWNSSYVKKSSRSTRRNA; this is encoded by the coding sequence ATGATGGAACAGAACGAGAAGCCTCATACCCTTCCACCATCTGAATCCCCACCATTACCATTAGCATCTTCTCAACCACGACCACGGCCAAAGCCAAAGAGATTCGTGAAGAACCAAATCCCGGAGTCTCTCCTCAACGACGCCGCCCTCAACGCTGCCATCTCCCTCCTCCCCTCCAATTACAACTTTGAGGTCCACAAGTGCCTCTGGCGCATCCTCTCCTCTGGCGCCAAGCGCGTCGCTCTCCAGTTCCCCGAGGGCCTCCTTATGTACTCATTCGTCCTCGCCGACATCTTCACCGCATTCGGCCACGTTGATCAATGCTTTGTTCTCGGCGACGTCACCTACGGCGCCTGCTGCGTCGACGACTTCTCCGCCGCCGCCCTCTCCGCCGACCTTCTTATTCACTACGGTCACAGCTGCCTCGTCCCCGTCGATTCCACCACGGTCCCCTGCCTCTACGTCTTCGTCGAAATCAAGATCGACGTCGACCGTCTTATTGAGACAGTCAAACTGAATTTCAACTCTGCATCAGACGGCAGTGGCTGCGGAAATATTGTCCTCGCTGGGACGATCCAATTTGCGGCTGCAATCCGCGCCGCGAAGCCGGAGTTGGAGAAGTctggatttaaggttttggtccCGCAGTCAAAGCCGTTGTCGGCTGGGGAAGTTCTTGGGTGCACAGCACCGGCTGTGCAAAAAGGGACTTTCGCCGGTGATGAAGATGGTGCTGTTGTTGTGTTTGTTGCGGATGGGAGGTTCCATCTCGAGGCGTTTATGATAGCGAATCCAGGAATTATGGCATTTCGGTACGATCCTTATATGGGGTCACTGTTTTTGGAAGGTTACGATCATGAAGGGATGAAGGAATCTAGGAAGAATGCGATTGTGAAGGCGAGGCAGGCAAGTATTTGGGGCATTGTTCTGGGGACATTAGGAAGGCAAGGGAATCCGAGGATTCTTGATCTTTTGCAGAAGCGGATGAGAGAAAAAGAGTTGTCTTGGACAATTGTTTTGATGTCAGAGATAACACCGGGAAGAGTTGCACTTTTTGAAGACTCTGTGGATGCTTGGATTCAGATTGCATGTCCTAGGCTCTCTATTGATTGGGGCGATGCATTTAACAAGCCCCTCTTGACTCCATTCGAGGCCGAGATTGCTCTTGGTTTTTTACAAGGCTGGTGGGAGAAAACTCTACTGCTGGATTCATGTTGCAAAGATGAATTGGATTGCCCAAAGGGCGAATCCTGCTGTAGTTGTAAGAATGGGACTATTGGTACAGATTATCCAATGGATTATTATGCTCAGGACGGAGGGGACTGGAATTCTTCCTATGTAAAGAAATCATCTCGTTCTACACGGAGAAATGCTTGA